The DNA window GAGCTGTCGGCACTTCCACAATGCTGAAACCGGCACCCAGTATCTGGTAAGACACAGCCCATtgtccacctgcagcctgtccctgtgtccttgtCCTGGTTGTGTACTGGCTCCTTTCTAACATGCTCTGTGACTCTCCTGACAGGTTGTGCTCAACCAGAAGTTCACAGATTGCTTTGTTCTTGTGTTTCTTGATTCTCATTCAGGAAAAACGGTGAGTCCTTGGGAACAGAACAACAGCTATGTGGGCTCAGGCCAGGAATCTGTCTAGATTGATCCAGCAGTGGCCAAGGGCAGGTGTGCTTGAGAACACAACCAGGTCAAGAAGCTTGTAATGCTTCTCCTAAATACCGTCCCAGCATCTGAAAATCTATAGTTTAGGCCCATCCTGAGCTAGAAGTGGCCTTTACATGTATTTAATAGTCCTCCACAGCTTAATTTCCTTTGGTTAATTTCTGGCACCCATGATTTCCCCTGACTTGCAGCTCTGTAAGGCAGCTGCAGTCTAGGGGAAGttccttggcttttttttgAAACTCTTACTGTTCTTTCCATGTGATGTTCCTTTGTTCGTGTATTAGAAAAGAGTGAACACTTGATCCTCTTTTCCTTCACAGGGTTGCTTTTGGATCATTTTCTCAGCTGTCTCTCTATCCAGGCTAAGCAGTCCTTCTGTATTCAGTCCAAAGTCAGATCATACTGACTCTGGCTGGGACGGGTCACCAGTGCTGTGGGCTGCTCCTGTCTGGGCAGAGAGGAAGGGTCCTAGCAAACCTGCAAGGGCCTTTGTCTTCACTGAacttgagggaaaaaatactttgatttCAGTTGTGCTCCCAGGCAGGGTACAGGATAGGTCACAGGGAATGCAGCTCCATGTGAGAGCAGGGGATCTACAAGATGCTTCAGTCCACAATAAGGCTTCTGCAGAGACTGCAGAGTAACTGATGCTGTATAAAAGAAATCATGCTCCATCTGAAAAGCAGGTAGGGGAGACAGAAGAGATCATGCTTGCTGAAAGGCTGCTCAGTGCCTCCTGCCACCTGATGATCATAGTGTCACCTTGTGGTCATTGATATGATAAACCCAGAacctccatcccctctcccagtGACTCTCATTTTGCAACAGAAATCCTTTGTTTTCATAGCATTGTATTTTGTGCTTAGCATTCATCCCATTCTTGTGGCCTCTCAAAACTCTCTcagggttttggtggtttttttttttttttcattatcccAATTGTCTTTTGTATTAGCCTCAAATTTTATCAGCATACTTCTCATCTTTGTACCAGACTTGTTAAAGTACTAGGCAACGTGAGTCCCAAAACCTATCCTGAAGGAACTCTATCTGTAACCTCTCTCCATTTCTCCTTTCAGCATTGCCATGTTTTCATCTTATAATTTTTGAGTTTAATTGCTATCTTTTCAGCTTACCTAAATTTCCCATGTGACACCACATCAAATCCATCCTGAATCTCAGATAAGATGTACCATGATTCCTTTGTCTAGTAATATTGCCTTATCAAAGTGAATTTTAGTGTTAGCACATCACTTTGGTAACACTGAGCTGCATTTCCCTCATGGTTCTGTCTCCCCCACTCTGCTCTGAAACCTTgcgtgctgctggagctgggctcacAAATAACTTCCTTTCTCCTCCTAAATGATGGTGGTACGATTGCTGTTTTGTAGTTACACAGCTCTTCTCTTGGCTTTACCAGTTTGTAAGGGACCCTGGCTACTGGATGTGCTGCATTTCAACTCTGGAGAACATCCTGTCCCTGCGTCTTGCCTCCGTGACGCTGATCTGAGTGCACTGAGTCacatttttgttctgcttcagctcctgcaacctctccctgctccctgttccTCTCTGCCTTTGCCCTGCCTTTTCAGTACAGTCACTAGTCAGAGTAGAGCAGGCAGCATTTATTTTTAGGATTGCAGTTATTACATTTaatctccttcccttccccatttGTTGCACTCCTACTCTTTCCCTTAGAAGAAGAAATTTCCCTCTAATTTCCCTGGAAGCGCCTGTTATTGTGGAGGCAGTAGGATCCCCTcctctcctgtggctgctgccaggatTAGTGTAACTGCAGATGCATGAGAGCTGGGACAGAGTGGGCAAGTTCTTGCACCgaatttccagcagaaaaattaGGAGGAGGTTCTGTTACAGGAAGAGGGACTAGTTTAGTGCCTCTGGCATTTTGGGACTTCTCCCACTGTTTGCCTAACACTGCCAAAAAAACGTCCACGCACCAGGGCTAGGGATTGCACAGTGCTTGTCTGCATCCTGTCCCCTGACCCTCTCCTCCCTCTTGGCAGAGCCTGACTGTGGTTTTCCGGGAGCCGTTCCCAGTGCAGCCGCAGAACAGCGAGAGTCCTCTGCCACAGCTTGTGTCCACATACCATCACCTGGAGTCAGTGATCAACACTGCCTGCTTCAACCTGTGGACAGGCCTGCTCTAGCACCGGCACCCCGTCCTGGAGCAGCGCCTGTTCCGACCTCGGCACGGCCGTGCCATGGTGACCTGGGGAGGAGTGGCTCTCTGGGGGACCTGTGTgtgggcactgcaggcagcactgccagtggCACCTGTGGCTGCTGGCCCAGGAGCCTGGGGATGTGCATCTCCTCACTGGCTGGCTGGTATGGCCCTTGTGTGCTGTTTTCAGTGGGCTTGATACTGAATGGCCTTGAACCAAACAGCAAGGGCAGGAACTTGGCTGCTGAAGCCTGGCTGAAGCAGAACAACTCTCAGGGACGTGGCTTTGGCAAGCGTAGGTGAGTTCTGCCTGCTGGGAAGGCACTGAGGAGCGTGCACGGCACCATCTTCTGCATAGGGCAGCACTGCACAGGAAAGACTCCTGAGTGCAGGGCTGCCTGACTGGGCAGTGAGGACAACTGCTTCTGgccttttgctttccttgggAGAGCATGAATGGGACAGGAAGGGTGAACTGGATCACAGGAAGGTTTTATGGAGGTGTACATTTGAGGTATTGATCTATCTGTGAAATAAACTGAACCAGATCCCTGCTCTGTTGCTGTAGGCTGTGGAAAGCTGCCTGTGGaggatgcagagcagctgtggctatAGGttgtgtttgttctgaaatcTTACACTTGCTCCAGAGCAAGAGCAGCAAGGCAGTCAGCCTTGTGTATCCAtgtgcaggcagctcccagcctaCTACCTTGGATCAGACAGCCTGGGAGGGGACTGCTTGCTTCActtgcagccctgctgcagagtcagtgctgggcactggcaACAGCCATGAGAGCTTTAGTACCTGGAAGTCCAAAGTGTTCTTTCCACAACTTCAGGCACCAGCTGGAATGCTCCCCTTATTGGGGAGACTTAAACCTCTCCCTGGAAACCTATGCAGCCTGGAAGTTAAAGTTTTCTGTGTACCTGAAGTCACCTACAGTGGTGCCTGGGCCATCACTAAATTGAAGATGCTACAGGTGGTACTTGTGTAGATGAGGGTCCAACAGCTTGGGCTGGCCCAGTAAAGCCTCGGTAAGGGCAATGACATAGATGCTCCTAACCTCATTCTGGGAAATCATCCCACCCACCACACTCCCCTAGTCCTAGAGAAGACACGTGCTCCTCTGTTAAGCCATTGCTTTGTCTTTTATTCTCATGGTTTTCTCGTTTTActtggctgccttgctggtcCCACCATGCTGCAGCCCTCGGCTTTCCCAGTAGGATCGCAGCCAGCCCAGACCTTCCAGGGTGTCTCCTGCAGTGACAGACAAggtctcctgctgcagctgcagcagcttctgttcAGGACAGAGCCCTCATCCCCAGGTAGGGATTACACCACTACCTGTGCCCCCAGGACCTGCCTGTCTTTGCACAGTACCCAGCCAGCTGGTCTGTGCTTGGCCCTGCCCGTGGGGCTCAGACCTGCAGGCCACTCACCCTTTGGAGCATACTCGCACCCCACATAGCCAGTGTAGCCAAGGGACTCCAGGAGCTCGAAGATGTAGGGGAAGTTCAACTCCCCAGGGCTATCGGGCTCGTGCCGCCCTGGCACCTGTGCAATCTGGATGTGACctagggagggaaggggagaggccctgcccaaggcagccctgcctgcagccttcTTTGGCATGAGACAAGGTGACccaagagcagccccacacCCCCAGCCAGCTACAGCAGAACATGGAGTAGGAAGGCCCTGTCAAAGCCACTCCCCAGTGGTCTGGGCACAGGGTGTTACCAATGAGTGGGAAGTACGTCTCCAGGTTGCGTGACAAATTGCCATCCATGATCTGGCAGTGAAAAAGGTCCTGGGGGCGAAAGAGTAAAACGGAGGGTGCAGCTGGTCAGCAGTGAGCAGTTAAGGACAGCTGTGCTATGGTCCCTGTCCAGTGTCCCCAAGAGGATATAACAAGCCCATGGCCACCAGAACTCTTTGTGGACCTGTGCAAGTTTCTCTCATGGATAGCTTCAATGCTGACTCACCAGCTGCAGCTTCAGGTTGGGCCGTCCCACTTTCTCCAGGATGGCAGCAGCTAAGGGGGGCAAGAAATGAGAAACCATCGCCTCCAGGGTGGAAGCTTTGCAGAGAAACCCCAGTACGCCCTTTATCAACTGTGCTCCTTCAGCATTTCCCTCCTTGTGAGGCAACCTCTTGCCTTTCAGACTTTGGAGATCCTTCTCCTCTGAAGGAGACTCTTGTTGTCTGGCTTACCTTGGTGTGGGGTGTTGAGATAGTAGCGAGGGTCAGTGATGCGGCTGTTGATAGGCTCCAACAGTCCAATCATGTCTTCCTGTAACACAGTAATGTCACCCTGCGGAGCCTCctgtcagctctgcagcaggaagcaTAACTTCCCCATGCCGGGCAGGTGGGATATTCCCCATCTTGGGTATCCTaagagctgcacacacaaagGAGGACCCATTCCCCACTTACCTGGGACAGGAGGTCAGCAGTGTATTTGAGATTCTCAATGAAGGTGGTTTCCATCTCACCTGCCACTGCAGCCCGGTCTGTGCCCAAGGGAACCCGCCCAGCCATCACATGAATCCTACAGGCACAGAAAGATTATCACAGGCAGCAACTGGCCTGACCTAATACACCTTCCTCTGCTGATGGAAAAgggggccaggctggggagcagacACAGAAGGGAGTAAGAAGAGCCATCTCTCCTCCAGGAGGCACAACAGCAGCCAGCGAGCTGCCAGCCAGGACACAAATATGCACTATCCCACCTCAATAGACAGAGAGATGACTTTGAACCTTTTGCCTGACAAATCACAGACCttgcttcttctctcttttgttAACTGCCTTCAGCTCTTTCACCCTGACTCTGGAACTTTCTTGGACTCTTGCTCCTTGGCGGGGCCCCAAAGCAGCATGTTGGGCATCTGGCATGCTGCTTCTGCCAGGGGCCTGTCCCATGTGTGGTGTTACTGCTTGCTGGCTGTgaccagggaggggacagtgcccCATGCTGGACTGCCCTGCTATGAAAAGCTCAAATGCCAGGCCATCTTCAGGGGGGAAGGcacacagcagaaacaaaaacttTTTCAATGTGCAACCAGTGTGTTAAtggggctgggcagcctctAGCGTGCCTGGCCCATGCCCTCCACAGCGCTTTGGACTGAGTTGCAACAGGAACGAATGGTGCAAAGTAAGAGGAATAAAAGGGCCCAGTTGGTTTGCTgaagggagctgtgccaggctaaTTGCATCTTTTACGgtgtctctgctgtgctggagtcAGCGTGGCCTCAACAAAGCAACTGTTGTGGTGTCCTGGTGGAAACGATTCGTGCAgttgaggaggaaaaagggaggatTATCCTGGGGACTGTTGTGTGGAGGTGGGAACAAGAGCCTCTGCTGCGAAGGGCAGGGTCAGGCTcgtgcctggcagctctgggtccGAGCACGCTGAGGCCGCGGCCGCGCAAAGCGGGGTCTGCCCCGAGCTGGCTCCGTCCCGACGCAGCCGAGCAGGAGATGCTGCGGGCACCGCGGGGcaaagggcagctctgctcGGGCCCAGCgctggagcaggaggacagCAGAGGCACCCCCCGGCAgccgcggggccgggagcgcggCCGGAGCGGGGGTCCCGCCTCGCACCTACCTGCGgcagcccacagccctggcGTAGTGCACGGCCGCCTCCAGGCCCTGTCGGAAGGCTGCCTGCCGCCCGGGCACGGCCGCCAGCCCCAGCTCGCCCGCCTCCGGGTCCCCTGGGAGAGAGCGGCAGGGTCGGCGGAGGGTCCTCGCTAGCCCACGCACGGGGGGAGCAGCGGGACGCGGCCGTACCGGGGGGGGTGTTGAGGAGCGCGATCTGCACTCGCGCCCGCTCTGCCGCGGCCCGCAGCTCCTGGGCCGGGCAGCCCGCCGGCCAAGCCGCCTCCACCGCTCCGAAcccggcggccgccgccgctTCCAGCCGCGCCGGCAGCGCCGGGAGCTCCGGGAAGAGCCATGAAAGGTTGGCGGAGAAGCGCAGCGCCatggcggcggggcggggcgggccggggcggtgCTCCCGCGGCCACTCCGGGCACCGCGTCCCGCCCGGgctgccccggcccgcccgcggAGCGCAGCGCAGCGAGCCCCTATCGGcgggggcagtgctgggctcgGCCCTGCGGGCGTGCGGCTGCCGAGGGCTCCGGGACATGCCCGCGGCAGTGGGTGAGCGGCCCCACGCCGCCTGTGACACGCGTGGGGCTCCCGGCTGCCCCGAGGGCCTGCGGGACAGGGCCGTGCTGGGGGCGTGGGGAGCTGGAATCCGCtctgggaaaagggggttttgcCCGGTGTTGGCCTGACACACGCGAAGCGCCCTCTTAATTGGTTTCCTGGGGAGCTCGTCTCTGACAGCGTCTCATTATGCGAGAAACGCTCTCTCCTTTTGTCCCATGCTCTGCATATTTTACCATAAAATGTTCATTTCCAGTTCTGCAGAGCCGTGGCTCGGGCGTGCAGGAGTGTGACCCGGCGGTGCCCGCAGGCAGCCCCGCGCTCCCTGTGCCATTCCCCGTCCCCAGGCACACTCGCAGGCTGCCCGGCTGGGGTGcgtgtcctgccctgcccattCCCGGAGGCTCTGCCGTGGATGACAGAACGGGTACCATGAGCCGTGGACGTTTTGCAGCCCCCAATGTTTCAGATTGTTCCTGGGGCCTCCTACCCCGTGCCAGGTGAGCCCTGCATGGTCcggctcctctgcagccccaggcaaCTGCAAGCCCCAGTTATTTGCTTTGCTGtgggagcccagcctgggtAGAGGCCAAACACAGCAACAGGTTTTTGGTGGGGGGTCAGTGCCGGGGCAGGGCCGGTGAAGGGAATAACAGTGGTGAACCTACCCACTAAGGAGCCTCAACTCAATTAAAGCTATTGATTAATCAATTAGAAGAGGCTTGAGTTAACTTCTCAGTAATAATCCAAACTGTCAATTGCAGGGAGTGGCATCCATGTCCTCGGGATGCAAAGGGGCCAAGAGATGAAAAGCCTCTCCACATGATCCAGCACCAACTCAGCTATACACCAGGACTAGTGTATCCCCATGACggctgtgccctgagccccatcacccctgctgggatgtccctcccagctccccgGTGTTGGGACAGGCTTTGCAGAGTGATGTGACCTGGCTGGCTGCACGTatattcccagctctcctccttttccagcaCACGTCCCCAGGGCACAGACTGCTCCCTGCCCGCAGCCGCCATGCCAGCAGAGCGCTGCACCTTACACATGTCCTGGGGCCTCACTCTGTGGGGCACAGCGGTTGGCATCCTCTTCAGTCTTTTCCAGGAGGCACCTGAGTGCAGCTGTGTGgatggcagagctgcacagTCATTGGAATCCCTAAAAAGAGAGCTGGTAcctgcctggcctggggctgcagcctcaCTGGGTCCTTGCACCTCAGAAAGGCATTCACTGAGGCCGTGCATTGCCccggcagccctggctgcatcTCCAGCTGGAGCCCAGGCCAGGAGTCAGTGTGTGGGAGCAGGAAAGCTTTGCTGGGTGGGGGTGTCAGTGAATAAACACAGAACTGAGCCCCAGCATATGAGTGACCTCAGCAACCAGATGGGAATGCACAGAGCCCTCATGTAAACCTGCCCTGCGATGGCAGGCGAAGCTGAAGGCCCTGCACTGAAGCATTAATAGCATCTTTATGTCTCTGGTAATATATTGCATTGATTTTCTCATGTTATAACTGCGGTTCCTGCATTGCAGGCCGGTGTTTTGTCACTTTACCTTGACAGGACGCAGAGGATTTACTCCCTGCcgtggcacacacagctctggagctgtgcctcacgctgctcctggggcctgtgctcagcagcctctgtgTGAGGAGCCAGCACAAGGAGCATGGGGGCAGATGGGCCTTGTGTCCCCAAGGAAGATGAGGAGGGGGCCAAGTGGGGCGCTGGAGAGGGAGGGCAGCTCTGTACCaagcatctctgctgctgcccaggagttTTATTAGCCTGAAGAAATCCTAGCTTCTGCACATTTTATTGTCGAGCTGACATTTCGTTGCAGACCCAGCTCTGGCCTCTGtggtggctgggatggggaggtggCAGTGCCTTGGGGTGCCCTGCGGTGCCAACAGTGGAAGCTGCCCACTGAAGTGGGGACACCAGTCCTCCCAGTACCCCATAAATCTTTCATCTCATTTTGCTGTAGGGCAGGTTTTATCTTTCTACTTTatgaaagatattttaatttaaattgacATTTCTGTATTTAACTGCTTGTCCCAGGCTCCCAGGTGGCTCAGCTGGCACCCTGGGGGCCATGAGGGATGAGGTGCTGTGGCCTGGGGTGTCTGGATGGTGCCATCCCACTGACACTTCTTACCCCATCCctcctgggcacccccagaccTGTCCCTTTCCCCCTGCACCCTGTGGCTGTGTGAGGGAATCCAGTGCTCAGGCTGGGAGGGGCATCCCAGGCATCCCTTCCCCCCAggctttcttctttcctctaaGGCACCCCAATATTTTGCAGCCATGTTTGGATTTTGGCTTTTATAGGGAGTAAATTCTAGCCTCTTTATGTGTAGAAAATGGCTGGGAAAAATAATCCACATaattttggattattttggaGGCATCTGCAGGAATTTTGCTTGTATTAAATCTCATGATTTTTTACCAAAGATGGTCTTCCTTAAACCTATGCCCTCAGGATGCAAAGGGGCCAAGAGATGGAAAACATTTCCACAGGATCAACACCAACCcagcccctcctccccagctgtgtACCGAGGCCTGTGTATCCCCATGATGTTCCCTGAGCTCATCACccctgctgggatgtccctcccagctccccagtGTTGGGACAGGCTTTGCAGAGTGATGTGACCTGGCTGGCTGCATGtacatccccagctctcctccttACCGAGAATCCCACCTGAATTTCTTGGACCTCCTTGCTCCTTGTTTCCATGGCCATGGGCACCAGTGCTAGTTTGACTCAAGGACCTGGCACTGAAGAGAGGTGTCAGCCCCGGTGCCCACTGGGGACTCCTTGGTGGGATTGTCACTCTGTCAAGTCCTCCCCTGCTTACTCTGGTCAGTGCATACTGTACAGAGTTAATTTGTTAATTAGTGtctttctgctgctgagccacCTGTTTTCTGCTGTTGAGGTCCGCTGTGCCCTTCAGCCACCTTCTTGCTCAGTTTCCACCTCCTAAAATCAAGAAGGCACCTTCTGCTGCTAATGATGGGGTGCAGCAGGACTGTGCCTCAGCTGGGACTTGCCCTGGTCCTGTGGAGTCCTCCCATTCTGGACcacctttctcctcctcctcttcctcttcttcatctTTGCCTTcttcttctatttcttcttcctcctctgctccttcccctccatccctccagcccctccataTCTCCCCCATTCCCCTATCCCCTCTGCCTTTCTGTCCCCTTAATTTTTCTGGTTCcaggcactgcacagcacaTGAGAGATGCAGGGAAAGATGGTAGTCCCTCCCAAAGCTGTGACAAAGATTCCTCCAGGATCCCTAATGAGCACGTTGTCCAGCTCAAGCCTTTCTTGCAGTCTCAAAAAACACGTGGATACAGAAAATCTGTATACAAGTCATGGGAAACAAAAGCCCAACCTTTGCCTGCTTATGGCTATTCTTCATCAAGAAGGATTGAACTTGGTGCAAATATGATATAaatcccagcagagccaagtTAAGGACTGAGCAcccctgcctccctgcagctcccagcatggGTGGGCTCTCCATCAGCTGGCCAGGATTTTCTTGCTATTCCAAGATTTTGTAGGAAATTAATGAGGAGGCCAAATTCTCCTCCAGCTCTTGGAGGAGGCCAGGGCGGGCGGTGCCTGGGCCCGCTGAGCTGGCAGATGTTGTTTAACATTCCCGGCAGTAATTAATAGATGGTTTCATCACTCTTGTACAATTCAAGCATGTCGTCCTGCTTCTCTCCAAATACAGAGCAGAAATATTTGTTAAACGTGGCTGGTGTTTTCTCCCCATCATTAGTGCTCGAGCGGCTCCAGCCACTCCAGGATTTATCACCGTGCCAAAATTTTGTTTGGCCTCATGATGCTGCCACCATCCCTCCCTCCACTGCTGGCTCCTCCTGTCTAGAGGCTCCCTTTATCACTTCCCCTCTGATTGATGTCCTGCTGGTTGCACCCTCTCCTTTACATCATGATTATGGATTCCTCCCTTTTCCATTCATTACACAGCAGGAGGATGGGCTTTGGACAAACTGTCTCCCTGACCAGGGCACCCTGTAGAATTCAACCCAGAAAGGATCTGCAAGGATCACTCCCACAACCTAGCACCCATggtgggctgcaggggaagggctCTCCTGGGAGTGCTTCATCCCACAGTGTCCAGGTGGGCTGGTGAGGCCACCCCAAGCAATGACATatgtggggacacagcctgggttgggctgggcacagcatgGTGACATCAAGCAGTGGCTtgggagcaggacagagctgcctTGAGGGAAGTGGCAGCCCATTAGCCAGCATTGCAGGCACCCCAGGGAATCACTGCAGATACAAATTAATCGGAACCTCCCAGCTCATCATTAGTTATTAATAGTATGTATTAGTTATTAGCTATTAGTTATTAATAGGAGCCTGCCAGCTTGTCAGCAGTTCACTCCAAACAAAAGCAAGCGGGTTCCCCCCAGGAGTGCCCTGGTCATGGCAGTGGCATGGCACAGTGTCAGTCCCCATGCCCAgagtggggacatggggaacaGGTGCTCAGCAGTGGCCAACCTGATAGGGGAAAGCAGGCCCAGGGTGGGAAGGGGATGCTCCCACTGCATGCCTGGCTGAGCCAAGGCGGACCAGGTGCCCGGGGGCTGAGttcagcccttccctgcctgcaggtgcAGAGATCCTATGCATGtccagggcacaggcagcccctGGCTCTGACCCCCTCagtgagcagccacagcaatgCCGGCCCCAGCACACTCAGCCCTGTGCCTGACACCGTGGGGCACAGGAGCCAGTCCTCGTggccctcctccccagcacagcccactgCAGCCCAGTCACCATGTTAAGCCATCTCTTAATTAATCAGGCTGATTGTAATGTGTTTTTAGGGCATTAAAATTCAATTGTGGAATTCTCCGCTGGCTGGGCTCGCAATGAATACAGAAGTTTGCCTAATTAGAGCTGACACACAGCCGGCGGGAGAACCAGCCAAACAGCCCCGCCAGGGATGCCCACCCCGGGCTCCTCGCCTGGCCCAACACCCCCATCCCTGCCGCTGCGGGGACCAGCACCCACCACCCTCGCCGTGGGCACCCAGCTCTTGCccggggcacagggagggcagcgCTGCCTGGCCCTGGTGTCCTTGGGGACAGACTCACCCCTGCACCCCTGCCAAACCCCTGCCCGGGCACCCGGCAAGAGCAGAAGAGATGTTTCCTTATCGGCAGCATCAGGTCTTCGTTGTCATTACTACGGTAATTATCATCTCATTTGGAGTCTTTAGCTGCCATAATCTGTCTCTTGCACTGATTTATTCCGCAGGTCTCTTCCCCAGACGTGCAGGAGGGAAAGAGTCATCAATAAAGAGTCAACGAGCTCCGTCTCCCGGGAAAGCCTCTTCCCATCGGGAGCTGAGCAGCGGTGCCCTGCGGCTGGACCGTCCTCccggagcagagcagggctgcccacATGGCCGGGGCCGAGCCGAAACACCGAAACACCGAAACCTGTCACTTCCCAGCACCATTGCAGAGCCGTTCCCCCAAACCCGGTGCGTGTTGAtgatttcagctgctgctggaaccaGCACACACGGGCTGAACTGACCGTGCACACACAGGTGGGCTGGGAAGCACAGGACGGTGTTCAGGGATGGACAGGCACCCAGGGGCCACTGGGCAGGGTTacctcctgcctggctctggcgTGGCTGGGCCAGCAaagccctgctccccatcctgctcctgtgcccacatctccatccctccatcccggGCGCCAGCCAAgcggggctgtgctgtgggctcCAGGCTGGTGCATCCCCTGGGAAGGGTCCTGCAGTGACGGGTGATGGATGCAGTGGGAGCCATCTGCTCACGCTGGCTGGCCCCactgcccagctctccctgggtATCACTGGGGCCAGAGAGGGCTCTCCTGCTTACTGTGAGCAGCCACCATCTCTCTCCATACACAGGGGACCCCaggcacagggcttgtggcaGCAGTCACCCCAGCAGTCAGCAGTCATTCCTGAGCACATGGAGCAGGATatcatccctgcagtgcccccagGAGAGATTCTGTGTCTCCACAGCCCAtggtgcccatccctgctcccatcctcaATCCCTTGTTTGCAGCAGGGTTCCTGAGGCAAGTGTGGTGtcagcaggacaaggggcagtgACCAGGTTTGGGCACAGGTAGGAAGTCACTGCCCGAGTCCCCACAGCGCAGCTGAGCCTGGCAGTGAGGCCCAGTGAactggggcaggcagggtggCAGTGATGCCATCGCCCctcacagctccatccccagtTCTGTGACTCG is part of the Zonotrichia leucophrys gambelii isolate GWCS_2022_RI chromosome 8, RI_Zleu_2.0, whole genome shotgun sequence genome and encodes:
- the HYI gene encoding putative hydroxypyruvate isomerase; protein product: MALRFSANLSWLFPELPALPARLEAAAAAGFGAVEAAWPAGCPAQELRAAAERARVQIALLNTPPGDPEAGELGLAAVPGRQAAFRQGLEAAVHYARAVGCRRIHVMAGRVPLGTDRAAVAGEMETTFIENLKYTADLLSQEDMIGLLEPINSRITDPRYYLNTPHQAAAILEKVGRPNLKLQLDLFHCQIMDGNLSRNLETYFPLIGHIQIAQVPGRHEPDSPGELNFPYIFELLESLGYTGYVGCEYAPKGDTLEGLGWLRSYWESRGLQHGGTSKAAK